Genomic DNA from Leptospiraceae bacterium:
AATTATTATGATTTATTCACAAGTTATTTTACATTCCACATGAAAATCATCGAAGAGACTATTAAGGAAGCAAGGGAAATCCTTAATCCGGAAAAACGTCCCTATTTAAAGCACCTGGTGAACTATAGTAAGAAAACATCTGAGTGGTTTGCACAACTGAAAAGGCGGCGTAGAACGGTTCTTCTAGCTACTGCGGTTTAATCCTGCGAATCGGTTTTTTTGGGAAGTGAGCCTTCGGTGGCTCGCCTGCAATTTAAAAAACTCTCGACTTTCTTAGGGAATATACCTGGGTTCCTTTAGGATAATTGATACCTGGAAAACTTTTCCTGAGTATAAATTCCGATTTACACAAAATTCCCGTATGGAGAATATGATCTTCAATGTCCGATAAGCCTGAAGCGGACTTCCTGT
This window encodes:
- a CDS encoding PLU-1-like domain protein, which encodes MPESFPELEAYFQRLTDITDNIAIINTPYDADHDKDFADMEAFFTDIAGRKWEDCETNYYDLFTSYFTFHMKIIEETIKEAREILNPEKRPYLKHLVNYSKKTSEWFAQLKRRRRTVLLATAV